The following is a genomic window from Fundulus heteroclitus isolate FHET01 chromosome 16, MU-UCD_Fhet_4.1, whole genome shotgun sequence.
TACTGTAAGTTGGCTCAAGGTGTAACTCCCAAGTATGTCAAAACTCAAAAGCTCCCTAAAGTCACTCTTAAAACAAATTGTTACCAGGAAGTATGCAACTACATCAATCATTAAATAAAGATGTTGCTGGGTGATAAACTTAGTCGTGATGTAAATGCGTTTTAACTTTCCCTGGTCttaacaaaaccaaaataaacaaatagacATGTTCTCAAATAATCATTCTGGCAGTAAGCACAACTGCTCAGTCTTACTGCCCCTCAAGACTACCATTTTTAAATACTGGTGTAATTTCATTTGTCCTCCTCTTTTGCAAGTAtagtaaatgtttgtttatacTATTAACTTGATTCATTTATATAATTCAACACCTCTAGGTCTAGATCCTTCTATGGATAATTCAAAAGATTTAAAGAATTGAGAACTAACCAATCTGCCTGCATGATTTGACTTTGTTCtgacatatgttgtgaattagtgctatataaataaaattgaagagTAGAAAGATACATTTGAATATTAATGATCTTTGAAACATCACATtgcaaacacaaaacacacacaaattacacGCATATGCTGCATTCTGTTAGAGACAACTTCAAATAAATGAGGTTTTATTAGTTATTGTAACAAACAACATAGAAAACTAAAGCACTTCTAAAAGGTTAACTGATTTTCAAGATAATCAATGACACCCCCTCCAACAAGCTCTGCTAATGAATCATTTTAcgttactgtaaaatcaatgcACAATTAATAGTTTAATCCTGAAAATAGATTAGGTGGATTATTAGCTCAttgtttttcctgctctttATGGTTGTGTTTAATCACATCCGGTAGAATTCTGCAAAGTAAAAAAGTTGAGAAAATACAACCAgagtttgaaatattttaccagCATTACAAAACAGATTGCagtcacagaaaaataaaccttaATGTGGAACATAGCCTGTATCACAAACTCAAAGAAAATAGCAATTCCAACATTTAAGAAATCTTGTATAAAAATAGGTcataaataaatttaacatcAGGCATATTGGGCATGATTAATCCATACAAACTGCCAGGCAAACCTTATAAATCGTATTAACCTTGGGCAACTTTCTGTTGTACTGTGGTCTTATTCCAGATTGAAACAATCTCCTTTCCCATAACAATTAAAAGAAAGTATTGTCTGCAATGAACATTCAAATAGTTTTCCAAAAGCACAAAATCTTCAGttctcattcattttttttaataactgctgcTCCTTTCGAACACGCATCCGCTCTTTAAAGTTCTCCAACTCCTtcctctgaaaaaaagaaacggtaCTATTGTGGTATCATTGAAacacaattttaataaaatgttcctaatattctggaaaaaataagttaaaagtaAAGTtggaacatgtaaaaaaaaacaaaaaacatttgtggctctacaggtaatacatattttaattaagttgtttttttccttttgataTAAAATCTTGTCCTATTTCAAATACAATTAGTGTATTTTCTAAGCTAAAATCaactatttttctttcactgttacaataaaaacaaaatctagagacaaaaaaaacctaaaaaaaaaacaatggtgtTTGTGTTAACTTTATGAAGTGTAAAGTCTTTAGAAACATGAACTCTGTGCATCTCGCTTACCTGTGATTCTTCGTCAGGAGGGAAGATTTCCCTCTGGAAATT
Proteins encoded in this region:
- the LOC105932033 gene encoding protein PET100 homolog, mitochondrial — translated: MGVKIEIFRMMLYLSFPVTMFWISNQAEYFEEYIVKRKREIFPPDEESQRKELENFKERMRVRKEQQLLKKMNEN